A genomic window from Lycium barbarum isolate Lr01 chromosome 4, ASM1917538v2, whole genome shotgun sequence includes:
- the LOC132634769 gene encoding uncharacterized protein LOC132634769 isoform X2 yields MEPPEIVKLVGRPKTKRNREPDKASLRKRAWKESRKGTLMRCNKCGDFNQNNYEGGESYQGRKKKTSSQRSRSQGGQNSKQSVNLEYEAEAATQQSQTQQSTAYGPEIGNEEDPPLRPMVISETQAVLESRSQRVAATTGNIKIAFKGDAKGVSIPSDLPYSPKKITWKVKEVVTTGQLQAEARKKKMKQLAGKGKCPMGPDDDLV; encoded by the exons ATGGAACCTCCAGAAATTGTCAAACTTGTTGGTAGACCCAAGACGAAAAGAAACAGAGAACCTGATAAGGCAAGTTTGAGAAAAAGGGCATGGAAGGAGTCAAGAAAGGGAACTCTAATGAGATGCAACAAGTGTGGTGATTTCAATCAAAAT AACTATGAAGGTGGTGAAAGTTATCAAGGAAGAAAGAAGAAAACAAGCAGCCAAAGGTCTAGGAGTCAAGGTGGACAAAACTCTAAACAAAGTGTCAATTTAGAGTATGAGGCAGAAGCTGCAACCCAACAATCTCAAACACAACAGTCGACTGCATATGGTCCTGAGATTGGGAATGAAGAAGATCCACCATTGAGGCCAATGGTAATTTCTGAGACACAAGCAGTGCTGGAAAGCAGGTCTCAAAGAGTTGCAGCAACAACAGGGAACATAAAGATTGCTTTTAAGGGGGATGCCAAAGGAGTCTCTATCCCTTCAGATCTACCATATTCACCAAAGAAGATTACTTGGAAGGTTAAGGAAGTAGTCACTACCGGTCAGTTGCAAGCTGAAGCaaggaagaaaaaaatgaagCAACTAGCAGGGAAGGGCAAATGTCCTATGGGTCCTGATGATGATCTTGTTTAG
- the LOC132634769 gene encoding uncharacterized protein LOC132634769 isoform X1, with protein sequence MEPPEIVKLVGRPKTKRNREPDKASLRKRAWKESRKGTLMRCNKCGDFNQNVRGCLKNYEGGESYQGRKKKTSSQRSRSQGGQNSKQSVNLEYEAEAATQQSQTQQSTAYGPEIGNEEDPPLRPMVISETQAVLESRSQRVAATTGNIKIAFKGDAKGVSIPSDLPYSPKKITWKVKEVVTTGQLQAEARKKKMKQLAGKGKCPMGPDDDLV encoded by the exons ATGGAACCTCCAGAAATTGTCAAACTTGTTGGTAGACCCAAGACGAAAAGAAACAGAGAACCTGATAAGGCAAGTTTGAGAAAAAGGGCATGGAAGGAGTCAAGAAAGGGAACTCTAATGAGATGCAACAAGTGTGGTGATTTCAATCAAAATGTAAGGGGATGTTTAAAG AACTATGAAGGTGGTGAAAGTTATCAAGGAAGAAAGAAGAAAACAAGCAGCCAAAGGTCTAGGAGTCAAGGTGGACAAAACTCTAAACAAAGTGTCAATTTAGAGTATGAGGCAGAAGCTGCAACCCAACAATCTCAAACACAACAGTCGACTGCATATGGTCCTGAGATTGGGAATGAAGAAGATCCACCATTGAGGCCAATGGTAATTTCTGAGACACAAGCAGTGCTGGAAAGCAGGTCTCAAAGAGTTGCAGCAACAACAGGGAACATAAAGATTGCTTTTAAGGGGGATGCCAAAGGAGTCTCTATCCCTTCAGATCTACCATATTCACCAAAGAAGATTACTTGGAAGGTTAAGGAAGTAGTCACTACCGGTCAGTTGCAAGCTGAAGCaaggaagaaaaaaatgaagCAACTAGCAGGGAAGGGCAAATGTCCTATGGGTCCTGATGATGATCTTGTTTAG